Proteins from a single region of Drosophila biarmipes strain raj3 chromosome 3R, RU_DBia_V1.1, whole genome shotgun sequence:
- the LOC108027078 gene encoding uncharacterized protein LOC108027078: protein MPSTISTSESLQAPVAGVKPHLQPWETIAYPPERQGAMYSDWALHFFNQQRYANGLRYFNNVLDLCPFNAKALMHRSQLKRSMGLAPEALKDCEKAEDLLRSRKPPVHNRNVSLEVCNALYESNRLENSKINLHCHLRQFDSAQKAPVVERLNVLNENFRDTLSEDTTMSVQRLINRMMGSLSQQPKDIKDNCDVVSITEKEEVHLSPLEVARRKRHFKIYNQSYLNQCWVDVAFLKRLRDDPNVQPKHCQKSSEYLGKLMASNYKAERTLTKMLHTRCPMYALERQKYPSDGFYHKQKEENLYRIQYQTRRNMFKILRSIRLLIRVGELNKLTTFIEEVMGDYVTIKTHRVMPWKFEFTNEVYNYLALARINEYKIPSNMTVLQGRQRLLTLFRLPLNNSQEIKKSKLKQPNTLNIARSATSDPKAEKFKKQVARLENRMRFAEYHIERAYLLHELAQEHLDFNSFDVACSMARKSLEEAIKCKSIIWSFLSLIIICKAHAILGKIEQEKEILAEAFELAKKMKNLDLCLFIDICMRVNAEEMDMKRMTMTSDLVSKKKGLGSKMFQSNDQVNEDRNQIT, encoded by the exons ATGCCCAGCACAATAAGCACATCTGAAAGTCTGCAGGCTCCCGTTGCCGGAGTGAAACCGCATCTGCAGCCATGGGAGACGATTGCGTACCCTCCAGAGCGCCAGGGCGCTATGTATTCCGATTGGGCTCTCCACTTCTTCAACCAACAGCGGTACGCAAATGGACTCCGGTACTTCAATAACGTCCTGGACCTGTGCCCATTCAATGCAAAGGCTCTGATGCACCGGAGCCAGCTGAAAAGGTCCATGGGTCTCGCACCTGAGGCTCTAAAGGATTGCGAGAAGGCAGAAG ACTTGTTGAGGAGCCGAAAGCCACCAGTTCATAATCGCAATGTCAGCTTGGAAGTCTGCAACGCTTTGTATGAGTCGAATCGACTGGAGAACTCCAAAATAAACCTGCATTGCCACCTGAGGCAATTTGACTCTGCTCAGAAAGCGCCCGTTGTCGAACGCCTGAATGTG CTAAACGAAAACTTCCGTGACACATTATCAGAAGACACCACCATGTCGGTCCAGCGCCTAATAAATCGCATGATGGGCAGCCTGTCACAGCAGCCCAAGGACATAAAAGATAATTGCGATGTGGTTAGCATAACGGAAAAGGAG GAAGTGCATCTCTCACCACTGGAAGTGGCCAGGCGAAAGAGGCACTTCAAGATATATAACCAGTCGTACCTGAACCAGTGCTGGGTGGATGTGGCCTTCCTGAAGAGACTACGGGATGATCCCAATGTGCAGCCCAAACATTGTCAAAAGTCATCCGAGTATTTGGGCAAACTAATGGCAAGCAATTACAAAGCGGAGCGCACTCTAACG aaaatgcTGCATACACGGTGTCCCATGTACGCCCTGGAACGGCAAAAGTATCCCAGTGACGGGTTCTACCACAAGCAGAAGGAGGAAAACCTATATCGCATTCAATACCAGACGAGGCGAAATATGTTCAAGATTCTGCGTAGTATTCGACTGCTGATTCGTGTTGGGGAACTAAAT AAACTGACAACGTTTATTGAGGAGGTCATGGGCGACTATGTCACCATCAAGACACATCGCGTTATGCCGTGGAAGTTTGAATTCACTAATGAGGTCTACAACTATCTGGCTCTAGCCCGCATTAATGAATACAAAATTCCCAGCAACATGACCGTCTTGCAGGGTAGACAACGCCTCCTTACACTATTCAGGCTGCCCCTCAATAATAGtcaggaaattaaaaaatcaaagctCAAGCAACCGAATACTCTGAATATTGCTAGATCGGCCACCTCTGACCCTAAGGCAGAGAAATTTAA GAAACAAGTTGCCCGTCTGGAGAATCGAATGCGGTTTGCCGAGTATCACATAGAACGCGCCTATCTTCTGCATGAACTGGCTCAGGAGCACCTGGATTTCAATTCATTTGATGTGGCCTGCTCCATGGCCCGAAAGTCCTTGGAGG AGGCCATCAAGTGTAAGAGTATTATTTGGAGCTTCCTGAGTCTGATCATTATATGCAAGGCCCACGCCATTCTCGGAAAGATAGAACAGGAAAAGGAAATCCTCGCCGAGGCCTTTGAGTTGGCCAAGAAAATGAAGAACCTCGACCTCTGCCTATTTATAGACATCTGCATGAGGGTCAATGCGGAGGAGATGGACATGAAGCGGATGACCATGACCTCCGACTTGGTCTCAAAGAAAAAGGGCCTTGGCTCTAAAATGTTCCAAAGTAATGATCAAGTCAATGAGGACCGCAACCAAATTACCTAG
- the LOC108027010 gene encoding ionotropic receptor 75a: MIKLQVKVISWALIILTAFLRVLQIESINTNFLELAAFEDFLRSEHLSQVLVVRGEAADGDWQIECHQKLLANYRVQFYRPGMPANFEDLLFYGSPRTAVLVLNFEHVLVRRRVLGVASAAGYFNNSLAWFILGSGRESVQDEQLIEQHLSGYSMGIDADITVALRGQDNDSWLLYDVYRISQKVPTPLIIEKKGVWTISGGYQLLDGFKNTWVVRRRNFHNVTLLGSTALTEKPPGFDDMDYLADDKQLLQLDPMQRKTYQLFQLVERMFNLSLAVSFTDKWGELLENGSWSGVMGQMTSRAADFAVCPIRFVLDRQAHVQYSAVLHTQSIHFLFRHPRRSHIRNIFFEPLSNQVWWCVLILVTGSTLLLLVHVRQERRLSHMDNRLSFVWFTMLETYLQQGPATEIFRLFSTRLLISFSCIFSFMLMQFYGAFIVGSLLSDSSRSIVNLQALYDSNLAIGMENISYNFPIFTNTSNQLVKDVYGKKICKSGEHNILTLQQGAERIIQGGFAFHSAIDRMYRLLLDLRMDEEEFCDLQEIMFNPPYDSGSVMPKGSPWREHLAHALLHLRASGLMQYNDRKWMVPRPDCSLFKASQVEVDLEHFAPALFTLVLAMVASALVFLLELFLHWLPKLRRRLGAMSMST; encoded by the exons ATGATTAAGTTGCAAGTGAAAGTTATTTCTTGGGCTCTTATAATTTTAACAGCATTTTTACGCGTGCTGCAAATTGAAAGCATAAATACCAATTTCCTTGAGCTGGCGGCCTTCGAGGACTTTTTGCGTTCGGAGCACTTGAGCCAGGTCCTGGTGGTCCGCGGCGAGGCTGCTGACGGCGACTGGCAAATTGAATGCCACCAGAAATTGTTGGCCAACTATCGTGTGCAATTTTACCGGCCAGGAATGCCTGCGAATTTCGAGGATCTCTTGTTCTACGGGTCTCCGCGAACGGCGGTCCTGGTGCTGAATTTCGAGCATGTCCTCGTGAGGCGCCGGGTGCTCGGGGTGGCCTCCGCGGCCGGATACTTTAACAACTCGCTGGCCTGGTTCATTCTCGGCTCTGGCCGAGAGTCTGTGCAGGATGAGCAGCTGATTGAGCAGCACTTGAGTGGCTACAGCATGGGCATTGATGCGGATATCACAGTGGCCCTGAGGGGCCAAGACAA CGACTCTTGGCTGCTCTACGATGTATACAGAATCAGTCAAAAAGTGCCAACGCCACTGATCATTGAAAAGAAGGGAGTATGGACTATATCTGGAGGCTATCAGCTGCTTGATGGCTTTAAAAACACCTGGGTAGTTCGGCGGCGCAACTTCCATAATGTCACTCTTTTGGGCAGTACTGCA CTGACAGAGAAGCCCCCTGGCTTCGATGACATGGACTATCTGGCGGACGATAAGCAGCTCCTACAATTGGACCCTATGCAGCGGAAGACCTATCAGTTGTTTCAACTCGTTGAGCGCATGTTCAATCTCAG cTTGGCCGTCAGCTTCACGGACAAGTGGGGCGAGTTGCTGGAGAATGGCAGTTGGTCCGGAGTGATGGGTCAGATGACGAGTCGCGCGGCGGACTTCGCCGTGTGCCCCATTCGCTTTGTGCTGGACAGACAGGCCCACGTCCAGTACTCGGCGGTGCTGCACACCCAGAG CATCCACTTTCTCTTCCGCCACCCGCGCCGCAGCCACATCAGGAACATATTCTTCGAGCCGTTGAGCAACCAGGTGTGGTGGTGTGTCCTGATTCTGGTCACTGGAAGCACTCTGCTCCTACTGGTTCACGTGAGACAGGAGAGGAGGCTTTCCCACATGGACAACCGACTATCCTTCGTCTGGTTTACCATGCTGGAGACCTACCTGCAACAGGGTCCTGCCACTGAGATCTTTCGGTTATTTTCAACTCGACTGCTGATCAGCTTTAGCTGCATATTCAGTTTTATGCTGATGCAGTTCTACGGCGCCTTTATAGTGGGCTCCTTGCTCTCCGACAGCTCGAGAAGTATTGTCAACCTACAGGCCCTCTATGATAGCAATCTGGCGATTGGCATGGAAAACATATCCTACAATTTTCCCATATTTACCAACACCAGTAACCAGCTGGTGAAGGATGTGTATGGCAAGAAAATCTGCAAGTCCGGAGAGCACAATATCCTAACCCTACAGCAGGGAGCGGAAAGGATCATCCAAGGTGGCTTCGCATTCCATTCGGCTATCGACAGGATGTACCGGTTGCTCTTGGATCTCAGGATGGATGAGGAAGAGTTCTGCGACCTGCAGGAGATAATGTTTAACCCGCCGTACGACTCGGGATCGGTGATGCCCAAGGGATCGCCGTGGAGGGAGCACCTGGCCCACGCCCTGCTCCACCTCCGAGCTAGTGGCCTAATGCAGTACAACGACAGGAAATGGATGGTCCCTCGGCCGGATTGCAGCCTATTTAAGGCCTCGCAGGTCGAGGTGGACCTGGAGCACTTTGCCCCGGCACTTTTCACCCTCGTGCTGGCCATGGTGGCCAGTGCCCTGGTCTTTCTACTGGAACTCTTTCTGCACTGGCTACCGAAGCTTCGCAGGAGGTTGGGGGCCATGTCCATGTCCACTTAA